Proteins from a single region of Streptococcus mitis:
- a CDS encoding SIALI-17 repeat-containing surface protein, protein MDRHFFERRCHYSIRKFAIGAASVLIGASIFGANVVQAAETVGTPEKEGTITQAQPLDKLPDDLAAVLKKAESEATADAGHEENHENTAGTSPAATEETSPATTPTAPKPAETLKPVETPKADSKPVEPATPTIKPVEKQIEDREDRNHLEGVTVQVNDSETGTPYTADKAVDGNPDTRWSTNQNIDKPTFELTLPKTTLIRHVEIDWDRRVRNGQNDPNIKSWSLYYAGQDDVNASGEKQWKLAHTKTGEPVLDEKVDLANSIQAKYLKLEINDYQAGTMGWRNVGIQEIRAYSNIPDTSKVTDIRQVTELTVAKDGQSLVLPTLPGKVSLIGSNKQGVIDLQNHIYKPLTDQRVKVMVEQIKDSHTFTKEFEVVIKGLHQDEGVGIKPKVAPAVQQWYGKEGQSSITSDTVLATGDSGFEQAATFYQSDLASRGLELATGDKQAQKRIEFKKVENKGYGKEGYGITIQDGVITIEAATNTGAFYATRTLLQMGESNLQNGEIRDFPSFSHRGFMLDTGRKFIPYDTLVDIMLNMAYYKMNDLQLHLNDNYIFLKEHLAGKNLTQEEELKYVLEHAKTGFRVETDIVGKNGQKLTSDEHYTKEEMQNLIKLAKALHINLVPEIDTPGHALSFVKVRPDLMYQGSLSDYRGKHNVERVAMLDLDNKYDETLAFVKSVYDKLLDGPDAPLHGVSTVHIGTDEYYGSRESYRRYVNDLIKYIKGKGYTPRIWGSLSAKRGKTAVDWKDVEVDIWSIGWQQPKEAIAQGAKIINITDIPTYSVPNGDNRQTAYGDYANYETQYNRWTPNDFRTGHGPLLEASNPNVIGGGHAVWNDNIDLHETGLTSYDIFKRFFKSMQTTAERTWGSDRSAATFAERTLPTSPYAPQSNPEKEIDQSDLFTINPETVKSYASKKVKTSEQGLAFEKDSSIEGLAGDVGPGHVLKFDVTVTGDGEQTFSTSGDNRIYLADKDGYLAYQFEQFHIQFKKKLEKNKRYQISIVTKPQSTEFYVDGEKIERIANPAHPRFAHNSLVLPLESIGGFKGILHSAELSDKPFVNPRLIPTDHFTISATSQETPGTATEGAVEKAFDNDPNTFWHTKWTGDTAPYTLSMTLKEVEKVNGLTYLPRPGGGNGVVTRYEIYAQKDGQMVKVSEGNWDNNAQEKTVNFAAVHTNKIELKVLSGVGGFASAAEVHLLKPIKEGQETPEPEQPSTPETPKVEQTGDGTVELADQFTASKPASEDSIAAASKSTDYLKKEYKVFPTPQKVTYGEGVTALRKQVNLVMGDQLDIYTRNRLKSVLQDNQVSYTTSQSAVAGATNIYLGVHGRGTQAEQNLSNVSAGLFDKIDAYALTIKDNSISIVGKDTDAVFYGLTTLKHMLKESKVPVLRNVTVEDYAEIKNRGFIEGYYGNPWSNADRAELMRFGGDLKLTQYFFAPKDDPYHNKKWRELYPEEKLAEIRELARVGNQSKTRYVWTIHPFMNNRIRFGNEAHYQEDLATIKAKFTQLMKVGVREFGILADDASSPVGGYNSYNRLMQDMTNWLTEMQGTYSGLRKEMIFVPGQYWGNGREAELKSLNENLPSSTSMTLTGGKIWGEVSEGFLSTLKNNLTAGGKTYRPVSLWVNWPVTDNSKQHLILGGGEKFLHPNVDPSLLSGIMLNPMQQSEPSKIALFAGAQYTWKQWKSEEEAKKLNDIAFNFVENGHFGDSKVSAAFRELGKHMINQNMDGRVVKLEESVELAPKLTDFMTKLKAGQDVTAERVALRAEFAKIKEAAELYKASGDKKMVAQIHYWLDNAIDQMNALDAFLTGTEAMATNDAAKLWDSYYKGLKLYEQSQTHTFHYVDHLEKAELGVQHIRPFILSLKEVLASEVQKVLHPDQIISTFITNRTGVEGGLAEVTDGDLATHALIKSPNSIKTGDYIGMKFNKPVDIQTLTFAMGTQANPRDTFSKAEVQYQDEKDNWVSLKEPTYVGNESLVQFENLNIKAKAVRMIATEDRDDTWFAVREIAVNRPVENARKQQTATISLSSNLVYKLRTSASQITDGKDNTEAMMANADGSNTTPVDAWAQLDLGEVKSVTKVRLRQGTGDKLAAGVLEYSTDGSAWQELDRLSGEQTKEVTRAINARYIRVRNTKASDLWWRIQDFSVETRSGNSDLTDTNVDALKETPVFDSLGRYELQIPAGTKLPANSYLGMKLDRIHQVKSIQLQGQTNPALSLEYSANAQEWTPASQLTDRTVATHLVRYVRLVNKTDQEQAVPSTSLLVTTKEVQPTTLESTTMGIHPTYGSNDVRKINNLDQLFDGVYNNFVEFSDYAHKDGHVTLKLGSERTVKKIRAYIQDGTQNYLRDGKIQVSQDGKTWTDVVTVGDGVANSTHDDSLTDGWTHDSKMPGNRYIEGELTTPVKANYLRVLYTADYDARFVGFTELVINDGEFVKPINDPTVEGNGGESRGNFYTNLVDGKVLTSYKAEQDKGEMIYHLSEPTNANHLRLVSSLPEGAKARVQARTLKDGQESWTDLGAITSSLQTFAIRNGGSLLDVKLVWEGGKAEFYELASFYQELTEEPVQSSKGEEPAPVLEVPEFTGGVNAVEALVHELPAYTGPLSTVGDQAAPTVEKPEFQGGVNSVMALKHELPEYTGPVATVGDQAAPTVEKPEFKGGVNSVMALKHELPEYTGPLSTVGDQPAPTVEKPEFKGGVNSVMALKHELPAYTGPLSTVGDQPAPTVEKPEFKLSSLEKSQTPEAPVQVAKEDKRLPETGEKQSETAIFLASVGLALSAIFVAKSKKD, encoded by the coding sequence ATGGATAGACATTTTTTTGAAAGACGCTGTCACTATAGTATTCGAAAATTTGCAATTGGTGCAGCCTCTGTATTGATAGGTGCTAGTATCTTTGGTGCAAATGTAGTGCAAGCTGCAGAGACAGTTGGAACACCTGAGAAAGAAGGAACAATCACACAAGCTCAGCCTTTAGACAAGTTGCCAGATGATTTAGCAGCTGTTTTAAAGAAAGCTGAATCAGAGGCAACGGCAGATGCAGGTCATGAAGAAAATCATGAAAATACTGCAGGAACAAGTCCTGCAGCAACTGAAGAAACAAGCCCGGCAACAACTCCAACAGCTCCCAAACCAGCTGAGACTCTGAAGCCGGTTGAAACACCAAAAGCAGATTCTAAACCTGTAGAACCAGCTACACCTACAATCAAACCAGTTGAAAAGCAAATTGAAGATAGAGAAGATCGTAACCACTTAGAAGGTGTAACTGTTCAAGTAAACGACTCAGAAACTGGTACTCCTTATACTGCTGACAAGGCAGTGGACGGTAATCCTGATACTCGTTGGTCAACAAATCAAAATATTGACAAACCAACTTTCGAATTAACTCTTCCCAAGACTACACTTATTAGACATGTGGAAATTGATTGGGATCGCCGTGTTCGCAATGGTCAAAATGATCCAAATATCAAATCTTGGAGTCTCTACTATGCAGGTCAAGATGATGTAAATGCTAGTGGAGAAAAACAATGGAAGCTAGCTCATACCAAGACTGGAGAACCTGTTTTAGATGAGAAAGTTGACTTAGCCAATAGTATTCAAGCTAAATATCTCAAGTTAGAAATCAATGACTATCAAGCGGGCACAATGGGCTGGAGAAACGTTGGTATTCAAGAAATTCGAGCTTATTCGAATATTCCTGATACAAGTAAGGTAACGGATATCCGTCAGGTTACAGAATTGACTGTTGCTAAAGATGGCCAGTCACTTGTCTTGCCAACTCTACCAGGCAAAGTTAGTCTTATCGGTAGCAATAAACAAGGTGTGATTGATCTTCAAAATCATATTTATAAACCTTTGACTGATCAACGCGTTAAGGTTATGGTAGAGCAAATTAAAGATTCACATACCTTTACTAAAGAATTTGAAGTAGTCATCAAGGGGCTACATCAGGACGAAGGTGTGGGTATCAAACCAAAAGTAGCACCAGCTGTTCAACAATGGTATGGAAAAGAAGGTCAATCTTCTATCACTTCAGATACAGTTCTTGCGACAGGTGATTCAGGCTTTGAACAAGCAGCAACTTTCTACCAGTCAGACCTTGCAAGCCGTGGATTGGAACTTGCGACAGGTGACAAGCAGGCTCAAAAACGAATTGAATTTAAAAAAGTTGAAAATAAGGGGTATGGTAAGGAAGGTTATGGCATCACTATTCAAGATGGTGTCATTACCATTGAAGCTGCCACAAACACAGGTGCCTTCTATGCTACTCGTACTCTTCTTCAAATGGGGGAAAGCAATCTCCAAAATGGAGAAATCCGTGATTTCCCAAGCTTCAGTCACCGTGGCTTTATGCTAGATACAGGTCGTAAATTTATTCCTTATGACACCCTTGTAGACATCATGCTCAACATGGCTTACTACAAGATGAACGACTTGCAGTTGCACCTCAACGATAACTATATCTTCCTAAAAGAGCACTTAGCAGGTAAGAACCTAACACAAGAAGAAGAGCTTAAGTACGTTCTAGAACATGCTAAGACAGGTTTCCGTGTAGAGACAGATATTGTCGGTAAGAATGGTCAAAAATTAACATCAGATGAGCACTATACTAAAGAAGAGATGCAAAATCTGATTAAACTTGCTAAGGCCTTGCATATCAATCTAGTACCTGAAATTGACACACCAGGTCATGCTCTGTCATTTGTCAAAGTTCGTCCAGACCTCATGTATCAAGGTAGCCTGAGCGATTACAGAGGTAAACATAATGTAGAGCGAGTAGCCATGCTCGATCTAGATAATAAATACGATGAAACGCTGGCTTTTGTCAAATCAGTTTATGACAAACTTCTTGATGGTCCAGATGCACCACTTCATGGGGTGTCTACTGTTCATATCGGAACGGATGAATACTACGGAAGCAGAGAAAGCTATCGTCGTTATGTCAATGACCTTATTAAATACATTAAAGGGAAAGGCTATACACCTCGTATTTGGGGGTCGCTCAGTGCGAAACGAGGTAAAACAGCGGTTGATTGGAAAGATGTAGAAGTTGATATCTGGAGTATTGGCTGGCAGCAACCAAAAGAAGCTATTGCTCAGGGAGCTAAGATTATCAACATAACAGATATCCCAACATATAGTGTTCCGAATGGAGATAATCGTCAAACAGCTTACGGTGACTATGCTAACTATGAAACACAATACAATAGGTGGACACCAAATGATTTCCGAACAGGTCATGGTCCACTTCTAGAAGCATCAAATCCAAATGTAATTGGTGGGGGCCACGCAGTTTGGAATGACAATATTGATCTTCATGAGACAGGTTTGACATCTTATGATATCTTTAAACGCTTCTTTAAGAGCATGCAAACAACTGCAGAACGCACTTGGGGATCTGACCGTTCGGCTGCGACCTTTGCAGAACGTACCCTACCAACGAGCCCTTATGCGCCACAGTCAAATCCTGAAAAAGAGATTGATCAAAGTGATTTGTTTACCATCAATCCTGAAACAGTGAAAAGTTATGCAAGTAAGAAGGTGAAGACAAGCGAGCAAGGATTGGCTTTTGAGAAAGATAGCAGTATCGAAGGATTAGCTGGTGATGTTGGTCCAGGTCATGTCTTGAAGTTTGATGTAACTGTCACTGGAGACGGTGAACAAACCTTCTCAACAAGTGGAGACAACCGTATCTATCTAGCTGATAAAGACGGCTATCTTGCTTATCAATTTGAACAGTTCCATATCCAGTTCAAGAAAAAACTCGAAAAGAATAAACGTTATCAAATCTCTATCGTGACCAAACCACAATCAACGGAATTCTATGTGGATGGTGAGAAGATTGAACGTATCGCGAATCCAGCTCACCCTCGTTTTGCTCACAATAGCTTGGTTCTACCGCTTGAAAGCATCGGTGGGTTCAAAGGAATTTTACATAGTGCAGAGTTGTCAGATAAACCATTTGTAAATCCTCGTTTGATTCCAACAGATCATTTCACAATTTCTGCAACTAGTCAAGAAACACCAGGAACAGCGACTGAAGGCGCTGTTGAAAAAGCCTTTGACAATGATCCAAACACATTCTGGCATACTAAATGGACTGGTGATACTGCTCCGTACACTCTTTCCATGACCTTGAAAGAAGTAGAAAAAGTCAATGGTTTGACTTATCTTCCACGTCCAGGTGGTGGAAATGGAGTCGTTACTCGCTACGAAATCTACGCACAAAAAGATGGCCAAATGGTCAAGGTTTCAGAAGGAAACTGGGACAACAACGCTCAAGAAAAAACAGTTAACTTTGCGGCGGTTCATACCAACAAGATTGAGTTGAAAGTTCTATCAGGTGTTGGGGGCTTTGCAAGTGCAGCTGAAGTTCATCTATTGAAACCTATCAAAGAGGGACAAGAAACACCAGAACCAGAACAACCATCTACACCTGAAACTCCAAAAGTCGAGCAAACAGGTGATGGAACAGTTGAACTAGCGGATCAATTCACTGCAAGCAAACCAGCTAGCGAAGATAGCATTGCGGCTGCCAGCAAGAGCACAGATTATCTCAAGAAAGAGTACAAGGTTTTCCCAACTCCACAAAAAGTGACTTATGGAGAAGGAGTCACAGCTCTTCGTAAGCAAGTCAATCTGGTAATGGGAGATCAACTCGATATTTATACTCGTAATCGCTTGAAGAGTGTCTTGCAGGACAATCAAGTATCCTACACTACTAGTCAATCAGCAGTTGCTGGCGCAACTAATATCTATCTTGGAGTACATGGACGAGGAACACAAGCAGAACAAAACTTATCTAACGTTTCAGCAGGTCTCTTTGACAAAATTGATGCTTATGCTCTGACCATCAAGGATAATTCGATTTCCATCGTCGGAAAAGACACAGATGCGGTCTTCTATGGTTTGACAACCTTGAAACACATGCTCAAAGAAAGTAAAGTTCCAGTTCTTCGCAATGTGACAGTGGAAGATTACGCTGAAATCAAGAATCGTGGTTTCATCGAAGGTTACTATGGAAATCCATGGTCTAATGCAGATCGTGCTGAACTCATGCGTTTTGGTGGCGATTTGAAATTGACCCAATACTTCTTCGCACCGAAAGATGATCCATACCACAACAAGAAATGGCGTGAACTTTACCCAGAAGAAAAACTAGCTGAAATTCGTGAACTTGCTCGCGTCGGAAATCAAAGTAAAACTCGCTATGTTTGGACCATCCATCCATTCATGAACAACCGTATCCGATTTGGTAATGAAGCGCATTACCAAGAAGACTTGGCAACCATCAAGGCTAAATTTACCCAGTTGATGAAAGTGGGTGTCCGTGAATTTGGTATTCTAGCCGATGATGCATCAAGCCCAGTTGGAGGCTACAATAGCTACAACCGCTTGATGCAGGATATGACCAACTGGTTGACAGAAATGCAAGGAACTTATAGCGGTCTTCGCAAAGAAATGATCTTTGTTCCAGGTCAGTATTGGGGTAATGGGCGTGAAGCAGAGTTGAAATCTCTAAATGAAAATCTCCCAAGTTCAACCTCTATGACTTTGACGGGTGGTAAGATTTGGGGTGAAGTTTCTGAAGGCTTCTTATCAACTCTCAAGAACAATCTAACTGCAGGTGGTAAAACTTATCGTCCAGTATCACTTTGGGTGAACTGGCCAGTTACAGATAACTCTAAACAACACTTGATTCTAGGTGGTGGTGAGAAATTCCTTCATCCAAATGTGGATCCAAGCTTGCTATCCGGTATCATGTTGAACCCAATGCAACAGTCTGAACCATCTAAGATAGCCCTCTTTGCTGGAGCTCAATATACATGGAAACAGTGGAAATCAGAAGAAGAAGCTAAGAAACTCAATGACATTGCCTTCAACTTTGTTGAAAATGGTCATTTTGGAGATAGCAAGGTATCAGCAGCCTTCCGCGAACTTGGTAAGCATATGATCAACCAAAACATGGATGGTCGTGTCGTTAAACTAGAAGAATCAGTTGAATTAGCTCCAAAATTGACAGACTTCATGACTAAGCTCAAAGCGGGTCAAGATGTAACTGCAGAGCGTGTAGCCTTGCGTGCAGAATTTGCCAAGATTAAAGAAGCAGCTGAACTTTATAAAGCATCAGGTGATAAAAAAATGGTTGCACAGATCCACTATTGGTTGGATAATGCAATTGACCAAATGAATGCCCTTGATGCCTTCCTAACAGGCACAGAGGCTATGGCTACAAATGATGCAGCCAAACTTTGGGACAGCTACTATAAAGGTTTGAAATTGTACGAACAGTCTCAAACTCATACCTTCCATTATGTAGACCATCTTGAAAAGGCTGAATTGGGGGTTCAACATATCCGTCCATTTATCCTATCCTTGAAAGAAGTTCTAGCGTCTGAAGTTCAAAAAGTCTTGCATCCAGATCAAATCATCAGCACCTTTATTACCAATCGAACAGGTGTAGAAGGTGGTTTGGCAGAAGTAACGGATGGTGACTTGGCAACTCATGCCTTGATTAAATCACCAAATAGTATCAAGACAGGTGATTATATCGGCATGAAATTCAACAAACCGGTAGATATCCAAACCTTGACCTTTGCTATGGGAACTCAGGCAAATCCACGTGATACCTTTAGTAAGGCTGAAGTGCAGTATCAAGATGAAAAAGATAATTGGGTAAGTTTGAAAGAACCAACTTATGTTGGTAATGAGTCACTTGTTCAGTTTGAAAATCTTAACATCAAAGCTAAAGCAGTACGTATGATTGCTACAGAAGATCGTGATGACACCTGGTTTGCAGTTCGCGAGATTGCAGTAAATCGTCCAGTAGAGAACGCTCGTAAACAACAAACTGCTACAATTAGCCTCAGCTCAAATCTAGTTTATAAATTGAGAACATCAGCAAGTCAAATTACTGATGGTAAAGATAATACAGAAGCTATGATGGCAAATGCTGACGGCAGCAATACGACTCCAGTAGATGCCTGGGCACAACTTGACCTAGGTGAAGTCAAGTCAGTCACTAAAGTTCGTCTTCGTCAAGGAACTGGTGATAAACTTGCCGCAGGTGTACTTGAGTACTCTACAGATGGATCTGCATGGCAAGAGTTAGATCGCCTATCAGGAGAACAAACTAAGGAAGTGACTAGAGCTATCAATGCTCGATACATCCGAGTACGCAATACTAAGGCAAGTGACCTTTGGTGGCGTATTCAGGACTTCTCTGTTGAGACACGCTCTGGAAATAGCGACTTAACAGACACCAACGTGGATGCTTTGAAAGAAACGCCAGTATTTGATAGCCTTGGTCGTTATGAACTTCAAATTCCAGCTGGAACTAAACTTCCTGCAAATAGCTATCTAGGAATGAAACTTGACCGTATCCATCAAGTCAAAAGCATCCAGCTCCAAGGTCAAACAAATCCAGCACTCAGTCTAGAGTATTCTGCAAATGCTCAAGAATGGACACCAGCTAGCCAGTTGACAGACAGAACTGTCGCAACCCACTTGGTACGTTATGTTCGTCTTGTTAATAAGACAGATCAAGAGCAGGCTGTTCCATCTACTTCTCTTCTAGTAACTACCAAAGAAGTCCAACCAACAACACTAGAATCAACAACTATGGGCATTCATCCAACATACGGAAGTAATGATGTTCGTAAGATTAATAACCTCGATCAATTGTTTGATGGTGTGTACAACAACTTCGTTGAGTTTTCAGACTATGCCCATAAAGATGGCCATGTAACCTTGAAACTTGGTAGCGAACGCACTGTTAAGAAGATCAGAGCCTACATCCAAGACGGAACTCAAAACTATCTTCGTGATGGTAAAATTCAAGTCAGCCAAGACGGTAAAACTTGGACGGATGTTGTGACAGTGGGAGATGGTGTAGCCAATAGTACACACGATGATTCATTGACAGATGGTTGGACACATGATTCTAAGATGCCAGGAAATCGTTACATCGAGGGTGAATTGACGACACCAGTCAAAGCAAACTATCTTCGTGTCCTCTATACAGCTGACTATGATGCTCGTTTTGTAGGATTTACAGAATTGGTGATCAATGATGGCGAATTTGTCAAACCAATCAATGATCCAACTGTAGAAGGAAACGGTGGCGAAAGCCGAGGTAACTTCTATACTAATCTCGTAGATGGAAAAGTTTTGACTAGCTACAAAGCAGAACAAGATAAGGGAGAAATGATTTATCACTTGTCTGAACCAACCAATGCTAACCATCTTCGTCTCGTTTCAAGCCTTCCTGAAGGAGCGAAAGCACGAGTTCAAGCGAGAACACTTAAGGATGGACAAGAAAGTTGGACAGATCTTGGTGCCATTACATCTAGTCTCCAAACCTTTGCTATCCGAAATGGTGGTTCTCTTCTAGATGTTAAACTGGTCTGGGAAGGTGGCAAGGCTGAGTTTTATGAATTGGCGAGCTTCTATCAAGAATTGACAGAAGAACCTGTTCAATCAAGCAAGGGTGAAGAACCAGCACCAGTGCTTGAGGTACCTGAATTTACAGGTGGTGTAAATGCAGTTGAAGCTTTGGTACATGAGCTACCAGCCTACACAGGTCCATTATCAACCGTAGGTGACCAAGCTGCACCGACAGTAGAGAAACCAGAGTTTCAGGGTGGAGTCAACTCAGTTATGGCTTTGAAACATGAACTACCAGAGTACACAGGCCCAGTAGCAACAGTAGGCGACCAAGCCGCTCCAACAGTAGAGAAACCAGAGTTCAAGGGTGGAGTCAACTCAGTTATGGCCTTGAAACACGAACTACCAGAGTACACAGGTCCATTGTCAACCGTAGGTGACCAACCAGCTCCGACAGTAGAGAAACCAGAGTTCAAGGGTGGAGTTAACTCAGTTATGGCCTTGAAACATGAGCTACCAGCCTACACAGGCCCATTATCAACCGTAGGTGACCAACCAGCTCCGACAGTAGAAAAACCAGAATTTAAGCTAAGTTCGTTAGAAAAATCTCAGACTCCAGAAGCACCAGTTCAAGTTGCTAAGGAAGACAAGAGATTGCCAGAGACTGGTGAAAAACAGTCAGAAACAGCTATTTTCTTGGCAAGCGTTGGACTAGCCTTATCTGCTATCTTTGTAGCAAAAAGTAAAAAAGATTAG
- the pbp1a gene encoding penicillin-binding protein PBP1A, whose protein sequence is MNKQTILRFLKYIGITFLTLFIALFLLGGGVFLYFVSKAPTLSESKLVATTSSKIYDNKNELIADLGSERRVNTQANEIPTDLVKAIVSIEDHRFFDHRGVDTIRIMGAALRNLQGGGGLQGASTLTQQLIKLTYFSTSTADQTLSRKAQEAWLAVQLEQKATKQEILTYYINKVYMSNGNYGMQTAAQNYYGKDLKDLSLPQLALLAGMPQAPNQYDPYSHPEAALERRNLVLSEMKGQKYISAEEYEKAINTPVTDGLQSLKSGNSYPAYMDNYLKEVIDQVEQETGYNLLTTGMDVYTNVDKDVQQRLWDVYNTDQYVTYPDDDMQVASTIVDVSNGNVIAQLGARHQASNVSFGTNQAVETNRDWGSTMKPITDYAPALEFDIYDSTATIVRDIPYNYPGTNTPVYNWDRGYFGNITLQYALQQSRNVPAVETLNKVGLNRAKTFLNGLGIDYPDMHYSNAISSNTTESNKQYGASSEKMAVAYAAFANGGIYHKPMYINKVVFSDGSEKEFSDPGTRAMKETTAYMMTEMMKTVLTSGTGFNAYISWLPQAGKTGTSNYSDEEIENHIKSSQLVAPDEMFVGYTRKYSMAVWTGYSNRLTPVIGSGFTVASAVYRSMMTYLSEDDPPGDWTMPEGLYRSGEYVFKNGARPTWTAPATQQSSTPAPANQTPETSTSQSSVTTPNTNPNPNSNSNTATPNAGTNENTATQQPSTNQGQPNQNPQPAQQ, encoded by the coding sequence ATGAACAAACAAACTATTCTGCGATTCTTAAAGTATATCGGAATTACGTTCCTTACATTATTTATCGCATTATTTCTATTAGGTGGAGGTGTCTTCCTCTACTTTGTTAGCAAGGCTCCAACCTTATCTGAAAGTAAATTAGTTGCGACGACCTCTAGCAAGATTTATGACAATAAGAACGAACTGATCGCTGACCTTGGATCTGAACGTCGAGTAAATACTCAAGCAAATGAAATCCCTACTGATTTGGTCAAGGCCATCGTGTCTATCGAAGACCACCGTTTCTTTGATCATAGAGGTGTTGACACCATTCGTATCATGGGTGCGGCATTGAGAAACCTCCAAGGCGGAGGAGGCCTCCAGGGAGCCTCAACCTTGACTCAACAATTGATCAAATTAACTTATTTTTCTACTTCAACTGCCGATCAAACTTTGTCACGTAAAGCTCAAGAAGCTTGGCTAGCCGTTCAACTAGAGCAAAAAGCAACCAAGCAAGAAATCCTGACCTACTACATCAACAAAGTCTACATGTCTAACGGTAACTATGGAATGCAAACTGCAGCCCAAAATTACTATGGAAAAGACTTGAAGGATTTAAGCTTACCACAGTTAGCACTCCTAGCCGGAATGCCTCAAGCACCAAACCAATATGATCCTTATTCTCATCCAGAAGCTGCTCTAGAGCGTCGGAACTTGGTACTTTCAGAAATGAAGGGACAGAAATACATCAGTGCAGAAGAGTATGAAAAAGCTATTAATACCCCTGTTACCGATGGTCTACAAAGCCTGAAATCCGGTAACAGCTATCCTGCATACATGGACAATTACCTTAAAGAAGTAATCGACCAAGTTGAACAAGAAACTGGTTACAACCTTCTTACTACAGGTATGGATGTCTATACAAATGTGGACAAAGATGTCCAACAACGACTCTGGGATGTTTATAACACCGACCAATATGTCACTTATCCTGATGATGACATGCAAGTAGCTTCGACTATTGTAGATGTATCTAATGGTAACGTTATTGCACAACTTGGTGCTCGTCATCAAGCAAGTAATGTTTCATTCGGCACCAATCAGGCTGTGGAGACCAATCGTGACTGGGGATCAACAATGAAACCCATCACTGATTATGCTCCTGCTTTGGAATTCGATATCTATGACTCAACTGCTACCATTGTACGCGATATCCCGTATAATTATCCTGGAACAAATACCCCTGTCTACAACTGGGATAGAGGATACTTCGGTAATATCACCCTGCAATATGCACTACAGCAATCTCGCAATGTTCCTGCTGTAGAAACACTCAACAAAGTTGGATTAAATCGTGCAAAAACCTTCTTAAATGGTTTAGGAATTGACTATCCAGATATGCATTATTCTAACGCCATATCAAGTAACACAACTGAATCTAATAAGCAATACGGCGCAAGTAGCGAAAAAATGGCTGTTGCTTATGCTGCATTTGCCAATGGTGGTATCTATCACAAACCGATGTACATTAATAAAGTTGTCTTTAGTGATGGTAGCGAAAAAGAATTTTCTGACCCTGGTACCCGAGCTATGAAAGAGACCACTGCTTACATGATGACAGAAATGATGAAAACAGTCTTGACCTCTGGAACTGGTTTTAACGCCTATATTTCATGGCTTCCTCAAGCCGGTAAGACAGGTACCTCTAACTATTCAGATGAAGAAATCGAAAATCATATTAAATCAAGTCAACTTGTTGCACCGGATGAAATGTTTGTCGGCTATACTCGTAAATATTCGATGGCCGTATGGACAGGTTACTCAAATCGTCTTACTCCAGTCATCGGCAGTGGGTTCACAGTTGCTTCTGCGGTCTATCGTTCAATGATGACTTACCTATCAGAAGATGACCCCCCAGGAGATTGGACTATGCCTGAGGGCTTATATAGGAGTGGAGAATATGTCTTTAAGAATGGAGCTCGTCCTACATGGACTGCTCCTGCTACTCAACAAAGTTCTACACCTGCTCCTGCAAACCAGACTCCAGAGACTTCAACCTCTCAGTCAAGTGTAACGACACCAAACACAAATCCAAATCCAAATTCAAATTCAAATACAGCTACTCCCAATGCTGGAACCAATGAGAATACGGCGACACAACAACCAAGTACCAATCAAGGGCAGCCTAACCAAAATCCTCAACCAGCGCAACAATAA